The Posidoniimonas polymericola genome includes a window with the following:
- a CDS encoding secretin N-terminal domain-containing protein, protein MAVGSCRIFLAIVLLAATHGAVAWGAMPELVGFVDLLTQADTASKLDLSDAQRSELIQLADDLEMQGTDVLFKASRLPADEQQSALRPFRLESQRKALAILSVEQRDKLSALLGESENSNYDPIAEVQGEQRASNSAPAAEEPAAESMSAAPSESGNQPAKVETADVGGASATADAPIEDSEATQPPAETPPARPTGDGKLTFNFRFQPWEDVLGWFADQADLSLVLDAPPSGTFNYRDSRRYSIGEALDVLNNVLQTKGYTLVRKDRMLLLINLEDEIPPNLVTDVDVDELDDHGAHELVRVLFQVRSMPSGDLAEELNAMVGPQGKIIVLSKANMIQVTETVGRIRAIRRVIESIDGPGDGDIRELALEHVMVDEALPIIRQMLGIASDALATPTGSLQLAVDPLGGKIFARGDAEEIARVKEVLRLVDVENSSLSGSAAVETPQLEVYSTGGIDSELVLKVLQTLLADAPGARIAADAATGNLVALARPSDHATIRATLAQMQQDVRQVEVIPLDHVEPTLAKLAVDRLFNTGTDEKPDPKAPIVEADLNSYSLIVRATPPQISEIKNLLNQLEESGTGALASGAGGTIRMVPLTGSAARGALAQVQQVWPAIRSNKIRIVTPSAESDIREYRPSGAADDRADAPAARGFGEPGMEDFFRWLDQGQGVLEEESPREPMPQDPSATAGRPSPFRFAAQQQPAAQTPTGPPTEFKTKSGATIIVAEGPGGLLLASEDTDALDEFEDLLRSAAGPTAGGRQFAVFYLKYAEAGAASEILGAVFGASGGGGSLMGDLAGGVMQDMGAGMMGDLLGLGGLGGSSAGFSSAAVDIVPDMRLNALIVYANPQDLDMVEQLLKIVDQRTGPASVEAGGRARMIVVEHSSAAAVAEVVKQVYADRLQGAGAGGGGGQPSPQDLMRMLQRGGRGGQGGGGSSIDQEPSKMSISVDTRSNSLIVRAPDPLFEEVAQLVKQLDAEGLETPQSTRVVSLQHTNASAVKEALESLLGPNAVTTNNNNNQPAANSNNDNNRGGNNNNNADEMRRRIEFFRNLQRAREGGGGGGGRGGRGGGRGGRGG, encoded by the coding sequence ATGGCTGTAGGTTCCTGCCGAATTTTCTTGGCGATTGTGCTGCTCGCCGCGACTCATGGCGCCGTCGCCTGGGGGGCGATGCCAGAGCTGGTTGGCTTCGTCGACTTGCTGACGCAGGCCGACACGGCTTCCAAGCTCGACCTGTCCGACGCTCAGCGCTCGGAGCTGATCCAGCTGGCCGACGATCTCGAGATGCAGGGCACCGACGTCTTGTTTAAGGCGAGCCGCCTGCCTGCCGACGAGCAGCAGTCGGCTCTGCGTCCGTTCCGCCTGGAGTCCCAGCGGAAGGCGCTGGCGATCCTGAGCGTCGAGCAACGCGACAAGCTGTCCGCCCTGCTCGGCGAGTCCGAGAACTCAAACTACGACCCGATCGCCGAAGTCCAGGGCGAGCAGCGTGCTTCCAACTCGGCGCCCGCCGCGGAAGAACCGGCTGCCGAATCGATGTCGGCCGCCCCGTCCGAGTCGGGGAACCAGCCGGCCAAGGTCGAGACCGCAGATGTCGGCGGAGCGTCCGCGACTGCCGATGCGCCGATCGAGGATTCAGAGGCGACCCAGCCGCCCGCCGAGACCCCGCCCGCTCGGCCCACCGGCGACGGCAAGCTGACCTTCAACTTCCGCTTCCAGCCGTGGGAGGACGTGCTCGGCTGGTTTGCCGATCAGGCCGACCTGTCGCTGGTGCTCGACGCGCCGCCGAGCGGCACCTTCAACTACCGCGACAGCCGCCGCTACTCGATCGGCGAGGCGCTGGACGTCCTCAACAACGTGCTGCAGACAAAGGGCTACACGCTGGTCCGCAAGGATCGGATGCTGCTGCTGATCAACCTCGAGGACGAGATCCCGCCCAACCTGGTGACCGACGTCGACGTCGACGAGCTGGACGATCACGGCGCGCACGAGCTGGTGCGGGTGCTGTTCCAGGTCCGCAGCATGCCGTCGGGCGACCTGGCCGAGGAGCTCAACGCGATGGTCGGCCCGCAGGGCAAGATTATCGTCCTCAGCAAGGCGAACATGATCCAGGTGACCGAGACCGTCGGCCGGATCCGCGCGATCCGCCGCGTCATCGAGTCGATCGACGGCCCCGGTGACGGCGACATCCGCGAGCTGGCGCTCGAGCACGTGATGGTCGACGAGGCGCTGCCAATCATCCGGCAGATGCTCGGCATTGCGAGCGACGCGCTCGCCACGCCGACCGGCTCGTTGCAGCTGGCGGTCGACCCGCTGGGGGGCAAGATCTTCGCCCGCGGCGACGCCGAGGAAATCGCCCGCGTCAAAGAAGTGCTGCGGCTGGTGGACGTAGAGAACTCGTCGCTGAGCGGCTCGGCCGCGGTTGAGACCCCGCAGCTCGAGGTCTACTCGACCGGCGGCATCGACAGCGAGCTGGTGCTGAAGGTGCTGCAGACCCTGCTGGCCGACGCGCCCGGCGCCCGCATCGCGGCGGACGCCGCCACCGGCAACCTGGTGGCGCTCGCACGGCCTTCGGACCACGCCACGATCCGCGCGACGCTGGCCCAGATGCAGCAGGACGTGCGGCAGGTCGAGGTGATCCCGCTGGACCACGTCGAGCCGACGCTCGCCAAGCTGGCGGTCGACCGGCTGTTCAACACCGGCACCGACGAGAAGCCCGACCCCAAGGCGCCGATTGTCGAGGCCGACCTCAACTCCTACAGCCTGATCGTGCGGGCGACCCCGCCGCAGATCAGCGAGATTAAGAACCTGCTCAATCAGCTCGAAGAGAGCGGCACCGGCGCGCTGGCGAGCGGCGCCGGCGGCACGATCCGGATGGTGCCGCTGACCGGCTCGGCCGCCCGCGGGGCCCTCGCCCAGGTGCAGCAGGTGTGGCCGGCGATCCGCTCCAACAAGATCCGCATTGTCACGCCGTCGGCCGAGTCGGACATCCGCGAGTACCGCCCCAGCGGCGCCGCGGACGACCGCGCCGACGCGCCCGCGGCCCGCGGGTTTGGCGAGCCGGGCATGGAGGATTTCTTCCGCTGGCTCGACCAGGGCCAGGGTGTGCTGGAAGAGGAGTCGCCCCGCGAGCCGATGCCGCAGGACCCGAGCGCCACGGCAGGTCGACCCTCGCCATTCCGCTTCGCGGCCCAGCAGCAGCCCGCGGCGCAAACTCCGACCGGGCCGCCTACCGAGTTCAAGACCAAGAGCGGCGCGACGATCATTGTGGCCGAGGGCCCGGGCGGTTTGCTCTTGGCGAGTGAGGACACCGACGCGCTCGACGAGTTCGAGGACCTGCTCCGCTCGGCCGCCGGGCCGACCGCCGGGGGGCGGCAGTTTGCCGTGTTCTACCTGAAGTACGCCGAGGCGGGCGCCGCTAGTGAGATCCTCGGCGCCGTGTTCGGCGCCTCTGGCGGCGGCGGCAGCCTGATGGGCGACCTCGCCGGCGGCGTGATGCAGGACATGGGCGCCGGCATGATGGGCGACCTGCTGGGGCTTGGCGGCCTCGGCGGCAGCTCGGCCGGGTTCAGCTCGGCCGCGGTCGACATCGTGCCCGACATGCGGCTCAACGCCCTGATCGTGTACGCCAATCCCCAAGACCTCGACATGGTCGAGCAGCTGCTGAAGATCGTCGACCAGCGGACCGGCCCGGCCTCGGTCGAGGCGGGCGGCCGGGCGCGGATGATCGTGGTCGAACACTCGTCGGCGGCGGCCGTGGCCGAGGTCGTCAAGCAGGTCTACGCCGACCGCCTGCAGGGCGCCGGGGCCGGCGGCGGGGGGGGGCAGCCGAGCCCGCAGGACCTGATGCGGATGCTGCAACGCGGCGGACGCGGAGGGCAGGGGGGCGGTGGTTCCAGCATCGACCAGGAGCCCTCGAAGATGTCGATCAGCGTCGACACGCGGAGCAACTCGCTGATTGTCCGGGCGCCCGACCCGTTGTTCGAAGAGGTCGCTCAGCTTGTCAAACAGCTCGACGCCGAGGGGCTCGAGACCCCGCAATCGACCCGCGTGGTCTCGCTGCAGCACACCAACGCCTCGGCGGTGAAGGAGGCGCTCGAGTCACTGCTCGGCCCCAACGCCGTGACGACCAACAACAACAACAATCAGCCGGCTGCGAACAGCAACAACGACAACAACCGGGGCGGCAACAACAATAACAATGCCGACGAGATGCGGCGCCGCATTGAGTTCTTCCGCAACCTGCAACGTGCCCGCGAGGGCGGCGGTGGAGGCGGCGGTCGCGGTGGCCGGGGCGGCGGGCGCGGTGGCCGGGGCGGCTAA
- a CDS encoding glycine zipper domain-containing protein, which yields MRTPLVLMTLLGLGSAGCQSPYYADRGAATGGLAGAGIGALVGSQTGNAGAGAAIGAGIGALTGGVVGGEMDRMAAENRAAIAAQMGRQVNAGAATIDEVIAMSKAGVDPRLITQYVQTSGVARPLTANEVVLLSQNGVPTQAIQAMMNPPAPPAVAQVSAAQPVIIEEHHYGPPVFYPPPRHYHSYHRRACGPRVGWSVSVGH from the coding sequence ATGCGCACCCCCCTCGTGTTGATGACGCTGCTGGGCCTTGGCTCAGCGGGCTGCCAGTCCCCGTACTACGCCGACCGTGGCGCCGCTACCGGCGGCCTGGCGGGCGCCGGTATCGGTGCGCTTGTGGGCAGCCAGACCGGCAACGCCGGCGCAGGTGCGGCTATCGGCGCCGGGATCGGCGCGCTGACCGGCGGCGTGGTCGGCGGCGAGATGGACCGCATGGCTGCGGAGAACCGAGCCGCCATCGCCGCCCAGATGGGCCGCCAGGTCAACGCCGGCGCGGCCACCATCGACGAGGTGATCGCCATGAGCAAGGCGGGCGTCGACCCGCGGCTGATCACGCAGTACGTCCAGACGTCGGGCGTGGCCCGGCCGCTAACCGCCAATGAGGTAGTGCTGCTCTCGCAGAACGGGGTCCCGACCCAGGCGATCCAGGCGATGATGAATCCGCCGGCCCCGCCCGCGGTCGCCCAGGTCTCGGCGGCCCAACCGGTGATAATTGAGGAGCACCACTATGGTCCGCCGGTGTTTTATCCTCCGCCGCGGCACTACCACTCGTATCACCGGCGTGCTTGCGGCCCCCGCGTGGGATGGTCGGTCAGCGTTGGGCACTAG
- a CDS encoding aminotransferase class I/II-fold pyridoxal phosphate-dependent enzyme, with protein sequence MNEILATRIASALSSRSNEGLLRRVQMHAPQAGLVNLADNDYWSLSKHPEVQAAAREAIERYGCSACASPLITGFGPAHELLLARLKQWHDFAHGLVWNSGFAANRAVLSQLPRRGDLVLADRLIHKSMVHGILDSGARLTRYRHCDLDHLASLLAERPPTDGVTFVVTESVFSMDGDYPDVGRMAELKRAHDFVWLVDEAHAIGWYGERGSGLVEEAGVADQVDVLVGTLGKALGSMGAYTLLRDERLEQFLENYASEFIYSTYLAPACAAAALRATEVIEARLTERQAARDASRRFRAELRAKGWDAPDGDSPIVPIILGNIDQAERARDRLRAVGVLAALIRPPTVPPGTARVRLSLKGDMAPEVLTRVAAALGEPEDAS encoded by the coding sequence TTGAACGAGATACTGGCAACCCGAATCGCGTCGGCCCTCAGCAGCCGCAGCAACGAGGGACTGCTCCGCCGCGTGCAGATGCACGCCCCGCAGGCCGGCCTCGTCAACCTGGCAGACAACGACTACTGGTCGCTCTCGAAGCACCCGGAGGTGCAGGCCGCCGCCCGCGAGGCGATCGAGCGCTACGGCTGCTCGGCGTGCGCGTCGCCGTTGATCACCGGGTTTGGTCCTGCCCACGAACTGCTGCTGGCGCGGCTGAAGCAGTGGCACGACTTCGCGCACGGCCTTGTGTGGAACAGCGGCTTCGCGGCCAACCGCGCGGTGCTGTCGCAGCTGCCGCGGCGCGGCGACCTGGTGCTGGCAGATCGGCTGATCCACAAGAGCATGGTGCACGGCATCCTCGACAGCGGCGCCCGGCTTACCCGCTACCGGCATTGCGACCTGGACCACCTGGCGTCGCTGCTCGCCGAACGCCCCCCCACCGACGGCGTCACCTTTGTCGTCACCGAGTCGGTCTTCAGCATGGACGGCGACTACCCCGATGTGGGCCGCATGGCCGAGCTGAAGCGCGCCCACGACTTTGTCTGGCTGGTCGACGAGGCCCACGCGATCGGCTGGTACGGGGAGCGTGGGAGCGGCCTGGTCGAAGAGGCCGGCGTGGCGGATCAGGTGGACGTGCTGGTCGGAACACTCGGCAAGGCGCTCGGCTCGATGGGCGCGTACACCCTGCTACGCGACGAGCGGCTCGAGCAGTTCCTCGAGAACTACGCGTCGGAGTTCATCTACTCGACCTACCTGGCCCCCGCCTGCGCCGCGGCCGCCCTGCGAGCCACCGAGGTGATCGAGGCACGCCTCACCGAGCGGCAGGCGGCCCGCGACGCGTCGAGACGGTTCCGCGCCGAACTCCGGGCGAAGGGCTGGGACGCGCCCGACGGCGACTCGCCCATCGTGCCGATCATCCTCGGCAATATCGATCAGGCCGAACGCGCCCGAGACCGCCTGCGGGCGGTCGGCGTGCTCGCCGCGCTGATCCGCCCGCCCACAGTGCCGCCGGGCACGGCGCGGGTGCGGCTGTCGCTCAAGGGCGACATGGCCCCCGAGGTGCTGACGCGCGTCGCCGCTGCCTTGGGAGAACCGGAGGACGCCTCATGA
- a CDS encoding alpha/beta fold hydrolase has translation MTTVLLNGWAVSEAAARDALDAAPETNLQVIPPSPNWQELLADAQANVLVGYSTGAMLLLSEPKLAERFERVVLLAPFTDFRAESGQGGNVRSAQLKYLLRMLKKDPLTTVHDFYDRAGLKMPRPTELPLPVDDLRWGIEQLLNRSAEEWTLEDVECWVGGADPLLDAERLKELCPALHVLQGVGHDLSELAAGAGLSL, from the coding sequence ATGACCACCGTCCTGTTGAATGGCTGGGCGGTGTCCGAAGCCGCCGCCCGCGACGCCCTCGACGCCGCCCCCGAAACCAACCTGCAGGTCATCCCGCCGTCGCCCAACTGGCAAGAACTCCTGGCGGACGCCCAGGCGAACGTGCTGGTTGGGTACTCGACCGGCGCCATGCTGCTGCTCTCCGAGCCGAAGCTGGCCGAGCGGTTTGAGCGTGTGGTGCTGCTGGCGCCGTTCACCGATTTCCGGGCCGAGTCGGGACAGGGCGGAAACGTGCGGAGCGCCCAACTAAAGTACCTGTTGCGGATGCTGAAGAAGGACCCGCTGACGACCGTGCACGACTTCTACGACCGGGCTGGACTCAAGATGCCCAGACCCACCGAGCTCCCGCTCCCTGTCGACGACCTCCGCTGGGGGATCGAGCAGCTGCTCAACCGCTCGGCCGAAGAGTGGACGCTCGAAGACGTCGAGTGCTGGGTGGGCGGGGCCGATCCGCTGCTCGACGCCGAGCGGCTGAAGGAGCTGTGCCCCGCCCTCCATGTCCTCCAGGGCGTCGGGCACGACCTGTCGGAGCTGGCCGCCGGAGCGGGGCTGTCGCTATGA
- a CDS encoding methyltransferase domain-containing protein, with protein MRFGEHAQQYRTHAHVQREIAAWCGEWVEPDCRQLSALELGAGTGLFTEILAAKGFQQLTATDLSEQMVAEGNRCVPAARWEQRDAWAPLPEGYDRLYACSLLQWAVDPERVLTHWRRALPSGGRALVAIFVQGSLQEFATASGRFFPVPMRSEAEWLACFRGAGFEVLRHEVCQRVQQHESAIAALRSLHNIGAVANRKLSTAELRTMLTGAEQAHGNGEGFPLTWVTLKAELVVN; from the coding sequence ATGAGGTTCGGTGAGCACGCCCAGCAGTATCGTACGCACGCGCACGTGCAGCGTGAAATCGCCGCGTGGTGCGGCGAGTGGGTCGAGCCGGACTGTCGGCAGTTGTCCGCGCTGGAGCTCGGCGCCGGGACCGGCCTATTCACCGAGATCCTGGCTGCCAAGGGCTTCCAGCAGCTCACCGCAACCGACCTCTCGGAGCAGATGGTCGCCGAGGGCAACCGCTGCGTTCCGGCCGCCCGATGGGAACAACGTGACGCGTGGGCGCCGCTGCCGGAGGGCTACGACCGGCTCTACGCCTGCAGCTTGCTCCAGTGGGCAGTCGATCCCGAGCGGGTGCTCACCCACTGGCGCCGAGCGCTGCCCAGCGGGGGCCGCGCGCTGGTGGCGATCTTTGTGCAGGGCTCGCTGCAGGAGTTCGCCACCGCCAGCGGCCGGTTCTTCCCGGTGCCGATGCGGAGCGAAGCCGAGTGGCTCGCCTGCTTCCGCGGCGCCGGATTCGAGGTCCTGCGTCACGAGGTCTGCCAGCGCGTTCAGCAGCACGAGTCGGCGATCGCTGCGCTGCGTTCGCTGCACAACATCGGCGCGGTCGCTAATCGCAAGCTCAGCACGGCGGAGCTGCGGACGATGCTCACCGGCGCCGAACAGGCCCACGGCAACGGCGAGGGCTTCCCCCTCACCTGGGTGACCCTCAAGGCAGAGCTTGTGGTGAACTGA